A genomic segment from Pradoshia eiseniae encodes:
- a CDS encoding GNAT family N-acetyltransferase: MDIKLAGKKIYLREFKEDDWTAVHEYASNELVCRYQPWEPNTEEDSRGFVRQNIYDAGLYPRKRYALAIIESETQRLAGAAELHIRDIHNGEIGYSLHPRFWGRGMATEAARLLIDFGFKKLHLHRIYATCDPRNIASYKVMEKLGLTFEGRMRENLLIKDGWRDSLLYSILETDLSRP; encoded by the coding sequence ATGGACATCAAATTAGCTGGCAAAAAGATTTACTTACGCGAATTCAAGGAGGATGATTGGACCGCTGTTCATGAATATGCCTCTAATGAATTGGTCTGCCGATATCAGCCATGGGAACCAAATACGGAGGAAGATTCTCGCGGTTTTGTTCGGCAAAACATATATGATGCCGGCCTATATCCTAGAAAGCGGTATGCATTGGCCATTATCGAATCAGAGACTCAGCGCTTGGCAGGAGCAGCTGAACTCCATATCAGAGATATTCATAATGGCGAGATTGGCTATAGCCTTCATCCAAGGTTTTGGGGGAGAGGAATGGCAACAGAGGCAGCCCGGTTATTGATTGATTTTGGTTTCAAGAAACTGCATTTGCATCGCATTTATGCCACATGTGACCCTCGGAACATCGCCTCTTACAAAGTAATGGAGAAGTTGGGTTTAACTTTTGAAGGAAGAATGAGAGAGAACCTGCTTATTAAAGACGGCTGGCGTGATTCCTTGTTATATAGCATCTTAGAAACAGACCTCTCCCGTCCATAA